GTGCATATGGATTTTGACCGGGAGATCATGGAAAAACAGGGATACGGAACCTACACACCCCTGAAACCAGCCCGGTCCGGGAAAGGTCCCGATTATTACATTGCCTATAACAGCAGGGCTGCCGAGGGAACCGAGGTGATACACAACAACCTGAGGTATCGCTGTGAAAACGGTGATACCCAGATCATTGAGGCCATGAAGGGCTTCGCCCGGCTCACCGATGATTTTCGCACTGCCATGGAAGACGCCGATACAGATAAAATGAACAGGATCATCGATGCCAACTTTGACCTGAGGCAGTCGGTGATGAACCTGAATCCCCTCCATGTGAAGATGATCAACACAGCTCGTGAAGCGGGAGCCTCGGCTAAGTTTACCGGCTCCGGCGGTGCTCTGATTGGAATTGTCCGGGGGGACGAGGGTTTTGACAGACTCAAAGAAGCCCTGGAGCCTATGGGCTGCGTTGTGATCAAACCGGAGATAGTATATGAGGAGAACAGCTGATGATGATTAAAAAAGCGGTCATACCCGCAGCAGGATACGGAACCAGATTTCTGCCGGCCACCAAGAGCCAGCCCAAGGAGATGCTCCCCCTGGTGGACACTCCCACCATCCAGTATGTGGTGCAGGAGGCTGTGGATTCGGGGATAAAGGATATTTTGATGATCATCGGCCGGGGCAAACGCTCCGTGGAGGAGCACTTTTCACGGAACTTTGAGCTGGAGCATCAGCTGAGGGAAAAGAACAAGCTGGCTGAGCTGGCTCTAGTCAAGACAGTCCCCGATGACGTGAGGATTCACTTTGTCTGGCAGCACGACCAGCTGGGCCTGGGACACGCCATCAGCTGCGCCAAGGACCATGTGGGGAACGAGCCCTTTGCCGTTCTTCTGGGAGATACCGTGCTGGAAGCTGCCGCCGGAGCGCCGCCTGTAACCCGGCAGCTGATGAACGTGTATGAACAGCATGAGGAGGCTGTGCTGGCCCTGGAAGAGGTGCCCTGGGAGAAAGTCAGCCGCTACGGCGTGATGAGCGGTTCCCTGGTACATGACAATGTTTATGCTGTAGACGGTCTGATTGAGAAACCCTCACGGGAGGAGGCTCCCTCCAACCTGGTGATTGCCAGCCGCTACATCCTCCCTCCTGAGATTTTCAGTGCTCTTGAAACCACTCCTCCCGGGAAGAACAGTGAGATTCAGCTGACTGATGCCCTGAAGATGCTCCTCCAGGACAGTGCGATCTATGGTGTGAAGTTTGACGGTATCCGTCATGACATGGGGAACAAACTAGATTTTATCAAGACCACCATCCACTACGGTCTGGGCCATCCCGAGTTTGGAGCGGAACTGAAGGTTTGGCTGAAGGGGTTGGATCTGGAGTGAAAAGGTATTTATTAACATAAGTATTGCTACTGAAGCAATATTCATCTGTCCTACCGAGGCTCATTGAGAGCCTCGGTGGATTTCTTTGTCGAGGCCTAAGGGTTTACAGCTTCTGTATTTTTCTCACTCGAGGCCGAAGGGTACCGAAGTCCGTTCAGGGCTTCGGCGGTTTTCTGTGGCGAGGCCTAAGGGCCAGTTCATGGGAAAAAGGATTTGGGACCCGGCCTGCTTAAG
This genomic interval from Oceanispirochaeta sp. contains the following:
- the galU gene encoding UTP--glucose-1-phosphate uridylyltransferase GalU, yielding MMIKKAVIPAAGYGTRFLPATKSQPKEMLPLVDTPTIQYVVQEAVDSGIKDILMIIGRGKRSVEEHFSRNFELEHQLREKNKLAELALVKTVPDDVRIHFVWQHDQLGLGHAISCAKDHVGNEPFAVLLGDTVLEAAAGAPPVTRQLMNVYEQHEEAVLALEEVPWEKVSRYGVMSGSLVHDNVYAVDGLIEKPSREEAPSNLVIASRYILPPEIFSALETTPPGKNSEIQLTDALKMLLQDSAIYGVKFDGIRHDMGNKLDFIKTTIHYGLGHPEFGAELKVWLKGLDLE